Proteins from a genomic interval of Quercus robur chromosome 9, dhQueRobu3.1, whole genome shotgun sequence:
- the LOC126701113 gene encoding aspartic proteinase CDR1-like has protein sequence MAVLFNLFLLSCFTLLCFTTSTTSLTTTSPTITKPKRLVIKLIHHNSIYSPYYNPNDTIADRARHAIDNSNARLDYIWKKIQGISLDTNDVRSGAIPEAKHYAFMANISIGSPPVPQLLTMDTGSSLSWTQCQPCIHCFTQALPIFNPPQSATYRLLPCLSTICHQAPSMICPASRCDFEQEYNDCTTVFGYLITEKIIFETSDEGITSVPNLVIGCAYDVGGNFGTLGGQTSGILGLGAQMTSLVSQLGSKFSYCFGSIWDLQYSHNQLTIGDGAKIEGPSTPIKIFGGDYYLTLDSISVGEKKLDISPQVFKLTEEDTGGVIIDSGSTLTYLTKAAFDPLKDEVLSLMDGLVQFVGTLHSSPCFTGVIDRDLAGFPVVTFNFANGVDVAFRCKELFSADSFESFLVAVVVPDRKALQDWATNHNVTGDFNSLCENLKARKYILDLLNNTGHKSQLRGFKKLRAVHLEPNPFDMERDLITPTFKLNRPRLLKYYKDIVDQLYSEAK, from the exons ATGGCTGTTCTTTTcaatctctttcttctttcttgcttCACTTTGCTATGCTTCACTACTAGCACAACATCCTTAACCACCACTAGTCCCACCATCACAAAACCTAAGCGATTGGTCATCAAACTCATTCACCATAACTCAATTTACTCTCCATACTACAACCCTAACGACACCATAGCAGACCGAGCTAGACATGCCATAGACAATTCAAATGCTCGTTTAGACTACATATGGAAGAAGATTCAAGGGATTTCACTAGACACAAATGATGTGCGCTCTGGTGCTATTCCTGAGGCTAAGCATTACGCATTTATGGCAAATATATCCATTGGTTCACCTCCTGTTCCGCAGCTCCTAACTATGGACACAGGCAGTAGTCTATCGTGGACTCAGTGTCAACCTTGCATTCACTGTTTTACCCAAGCTCTTCCAATTTTTAATCCACCCCAGTCAGCCACGTATAGATTATTACCTTGTTTGTCTACTATTTGCCATCAAGCTCCCAGTATGATTTGTCCAGCTTCACGTTGTGACTTCGAACAAGAATACAACGATTGCACCACTGTATTTGGGTATTTGATCACTGAAAAGATCATCTTTGAGACTTCTGATGAAGGAATAACATCGGTACCCAATTTAGTTATTGGTTGTGCATATGACGTGGGTGGTAACTTTGGTACTTTGGGTGGCCAAACTAGCGGAATACTTGGTCTTGGCGCTCAGATGACATCATTGGTGAGTCAACTGGGTTCTAAATTCTCTTACTGCTTTGGTTCTATATGGGATCTTCAGTATAGTCATAATCAGTTGACTATTGGAGATGGAGCAAAAATAGAAGGCCCTTCTAccccaattaaaatttttggtggCGATTACTATCTAACCTTAGATAGCATCAGCGTGGGTGAGAAAAAGCTAGATATTTCTCCTCAAGTGTTTAAATTGACTGAAGAGGACACAGGTGGAGTCATTATTGATTCAGGGTCAACACTTACTTATTTAACAAAAGCTGCGTTCGATCCACTTAAAGATGAAGTGCTAAGCTTAATGGATGGCTTGGTACAATTCGTCGGGACGCTCCATTCAAGTCCTTGCTTCACGGGGGTTATTGATCGTGACCTTGCTGGGTTTCCAGTAGTTACCTTTAACTTTGCAAATGGGGTTGACGTGGCTTTTAGATGTAAAGAGCTTTTTTCGGCCGACAG TTTTGAATCGTTCCTCGTAGCTGTGGTGGTTCCTGACAGAAAGGCATTACAGGATTGGGCAACAAACCATAATGTCACTGGTGATTTTAATTCATTATGCGAAAACTTGAAGGCAAGGAAATACATTTTAGATTTGCTTAATAACACTGGTCACAAAAGCCAGCTTCGAGGTTTTAAGAAGTTAAGAGCAGTCCATTTGGAACCAAATCCCTTTGACATGGAGAGGGATCTGATAACACCAACATTCAAATTGAACAGACCACGATTGCTCAAGTACTACAAGGACATTGTTGATCAGTTGTACAGTGAAGCCAAGTGA